A DNA window from Arachis duranensis cultivar V14167 chromosome 3, aradu.V14167.gnm2.J7QH, whole genome shotgun sequence contains the following coding sequences:
- the LOC107479117 gene encoding LOW QUALITY PROTEIN: subtilisin-like protease SBT1.8 (The sequence of the model RefSeq protein was modified relative to this genomic sequence to represent the inferred CDS: inserted 2 bases in 1 codon) → MEKMPSIFFFCFFLCLSHSSSSSSLESPINNVAKKKTYIVHMNHNQKPSIYSTHHDWYIASLQSLSTNSDSDSDPLLYSYKTAYNGFAASLDPQQAQALLASGSVLGIYEDTLYQLHTTRTPEFLGLETQTTLWAGHSNEDLGRALNDVIIGVLDTGVWPXXXCESGPDFSPKLCNKKLIGARSFSRGFHMASGNSGSGYPGRQKEPVSPRDKDGHGTHTASTAAGSPVANASLLGYAIGTARGMAPQSRVAAYKVCWTDGCFASDILAGIDRAIEDGVDVLSLSLGGGSAPYFRDTIAIGAFAAVEKGIFVACSAGNSGPSKSTLANVAPWIMTVGAGTLDRDFPAFAVLGNKKFSGVSLYSGKGMGTEPVSLVYFKNSNQSSSICLPGSLDPDLVKGKVVLCDRGMNARVEKGQVVRDAGGVGMILANTAESGEELVADSHLLPAVAVGRIVGDQIREYVGSDPKATAVLSFGGTVLNVRPSPVVAAFSSRGPNTVTRQILKPDVIGPGVNILAAWSEAIGPSGLAQDTRKTKFNIMSGTSMSCPHISGLAALLKAAHPEWSPSAIKSALMTTAYTRDNTRSLLHDAAEGSFSNPWAHGSGHVNPQKALSPGLVYDASTSDYVKFLCSLGYSPEQLQILIKHSGFNCTKKFSDPGQLNYPSFSVMFGGKRVVRYTRRLTNVGEADSVYNVTVNVPPAVSVTVKPTRLVFGKVGESKTYTVTFVSKKGTKNKARYGFGSIVWSNAYHQVKSPVAFAWTAL, encoded by the exons ATGGAGAAAATgccttccattttcttcttctgcttcttcctCTGCCTctcacattcttcttcttcatcttcgtTAGAATCACCCATTAATAATGTGGCAAAGAAGAAAACCTACATTGTTCACATGAACCACAACCAAAAGCCTTCCATATATTCCACCCACCATGACTGGTACATTGCAAGCCTTCAATCTCTCTCAACTAATTCAGATTCAGATTCGGATCCACTTCTCTATTCCTACAAAACAGCTTACAACGGTTTTGCTGCCTCTCTCGACCCACAACAGGCCCAAGCCCTTCTCGCCTCGGGCTCAGTCCTTGGCATCTACGAGGACACACTCTACCAACTCCACACTACACGAACACCCGAGTTCCTTGGCCTCGAAACCCAAACCACCCTGTGGGCCGGCCACAGTAACGAGGACCTAGGACGGGCTCTAAATGACGTTATTATCGGCGTACTCGACACCGGCGTCTGGCC GNNNNNNTGCGAATCAGGCCCGGACTTCTCTCCAAAACTCTGCAACAAGAAGCTCATCGGGGCCCGAAGCTTCTCCAGAGGGTTCCACATGGCGTCCGGAAATTCCGGAAGCGGTTACCCAGGGAGACAGAAGGAGCCTGTGTCCCCACGCGACAAAGACGGCCATGGAACCCACACGGCGAGCACAGCAGCGGGGTCGCCGGTGGCTAACGCAAGCCTTTTAGGATACGCCATCGGAACGGCCCGTGGGATGGCCCCGCAGTCCCGCGTGGCGGCCTACAAGGTTTGTTGGACCGACGGCTGTTTCGCCTCCGACATTCTCGCCGGAATAGATCGTGCAATTGAAGACGGCGTGGACGTGCTCTCGCTCTCCCTCGGTGGCGGCTCCGCCCCTTACTTCCGTGACACAATCGCGATAGGCGCGTTTGCGGCGGTTGAGAAAGGGATCTTCGTCGCATGCTCCGCGGGGAACAGTGGACCCAGTAAGAGCACACTTGCCAACGTGGCACCGTGGATTATGACCGTTGGGGCAGGTACACTTGACCGTGACTTCCCGGCTTTTGCGGTTCTTGGTAACAAGAAGTTTTCTGGGGTTTCGCTTTATAGTGGGAAAGGGATGGGAACTGAACCGGTCAGTTTGGTTTATTTTAAGAATTCGAACCAGTCTAGTAGCATTTGTCTGCCCGGTTCGCTTGACCCGGATTTGGTGAAGGGAAAAGTGGTTCTTTGCGATAGGGGGATGAATGCGAGGGTTGAGAAGGGACAGGTTGTGAGGGACGCCGGTGGTGTCGGGATGATTCTTGCAAACACGGCGGAGAGTGGGGAGGAGTTGGTGGCCGATAGTCATTTGTTGCCGGCGGTGGCAGTTGGGAGGATTGTTGGGGACCAGATCAGGGAGTATGTCGGGTCGGATCCGAAGGCGACAGCAGTTTTGAGCTTCGGTGGGACGGTTTTGAACGTTAGGCCGTCGCCTGTTGTGGCTGCTTTCAGTTCGAGAGGGCCCAATACCGTGACGAGGCAGATACTAAAACCTGATGTTATTGGGCCTGGTGTCAATATTCTCGCTGCTTGGTCAGAAGCTATTGGGCCCTCTGGGCTGGCTCAGGACACTCGCAAGACTAAGTTCAACATCATGTCAG GTACTTCAATGTCATGTCCGCACATAAGTGGGTTGGCTGCGTTGCTGAAAGCAGCTCACCCAGAATGGAGTCCCAGTGCAATCAAATCGGCACTCATGACGACAGCCTACACCCGCGACAACACCCGGTCGCTACTCCATGATGCCGCCGAAGGCTCGTTCTCCAACCCATGGGCTCACGGTTCAGGCCACGTCAACCCACAGAAGGCTCTCTCCCCTGGGCTTGTCTATGATGCCTCCACAAGTGACTACGTTAAATTCTTGTGCTCCTTGGGCTATAGCCCAGAACAATTGCAAATCTTAATCAAGCACTCCGGTTTCAATTGCACCAAGAAGTTCTCTGACCCTGGCCAATTGAATTACCCTTCATTCTCGGTCATGTTTGGTGGCAAGAGGGTTGTCCGGTACACACGGAGGCTGACCAATGTTGGCGAGGCCGATTCGGTTTACAATGTGACCGTGAATGTCCCGCCGGCTGTGAGTGTAACAGTGAAGCCCACCAGGCTTGTGTTTGGAAAAGTAGGTGAGAGTAAAACGTACACTGTCACGTTTGTTTCCAAGAAGGGTACAAAAAATAAAGCTAGGTATGGGTTTGGTAGCATTGTGTGGAGCAATGCCTATCACCAAGTTAAAAGCCCAGTAGCTTTTGCTTGGACAGCGTTGTGA